Proteins from a genomic interval of Desulfovibrio piger:
- the ileS gene encoding isoleucine--tRNA ligase: MSDYKKTLNLPKTAFPMKANLAQREPQQLKQWEETKACEAMIENCTDKGAFVLHDGPPYANGHIHMGTALNKILKDIVVKSRNMQGYRAHYVPGWDCHGLPIEHKVEQELKEKKKTLPAHVVRKMCRDYAGKWIDIQRKEFKRLGVLGNWDDPYKSMNPAYEAATAHELAKFVDKGGVVRAKKPIYWCCSCHTALAEAEVEYGDHTSPSIFVRFALNDAALAQRIPGADPSRAYVVIWTTTPWTLPDNMAVCLHPEFTYVLVETGGCQYLLAEELLEGCAKSFGWEDVTVVGRATGQELEGLIARHPFYDRQSPLILGRHVTLDAGTGCVHTAPGHGREDYEVGLAYKLDVYSPLDDAGRFLPSVEFFAGLNVFEANPKVIEKLTEVGALLKTAKISHSYPHCWRCKQPVIFRATTQWFISMEKNDLRKKALNAIDTKVQWIPAWGRDRIYNMIESRPDWCISRQRQWGVPIMALLCKDCGEAWNDAKWMHEMADRFAKHPTGCDYWYEAPLEEIVPEGLKCPHCGGQHWEKEDDILDVWFDSGTSFAAVLESRPELSAPADLYLEGSDQHRGWFHSSLLVAEGTRNDPPYKAVLTHGYVVDGDGRKMSKSIGNVIAPQELIDKYGAEIVRLWVSSVEYREDIRISEQILGRLVDAYRRIRNTCRFILGTINDLTRADLLPLDQLLPLDRYALHAAAQVHDRVQDAYMTYDFHKVYHTLHNYCVTDLSAVYLDILKDRLYSSAPASKERRSAQTALYHLLCMLVRDMAPVLSFTAEEIFHHLPNDLRDDVPTVFALPPVDSKPYLLEDGVRDDWNVLLAVRGAVTRAIEPLRRDSVVGHSLDTSVTLYVADELRERLEGLHTDLRAFFIVSQLHLAPLAEAPADAVQDAEVAGLAVGVAKAAGEKCERCWIYSTELGSDPAHPTLCPRCAKVMAELPEA, translated from the coding sequence ATGAGCGACTATAAAAAAACCCTGAATTTGCCCAAGACCGCCTTCCCCATGAAGGCCAATCTTGCCCAGCGCGAGCCCCAGCAGCTCAAGCAGTGGGAAGAAACCAAAGCCTGTGAAGCCATGATCGAGAACTGCACCGACAAGGGTGCGTTCGTCCTGCATGACGGCCCGCCGTATGCCAACGGTCATATCCACATGGGCACGGCCCTGAACAAGATCCTGAAGGATATCGTGGTCAAGTCGCGCAACATGCAGGGCTATCGCGCCCACTATGTGCCCGGCTGGGACTGCCACGGCCTGCCCATCGAGCACAAGGTGGAACAGGAACTGAAGGAAAAGAAAAAGACCCTGCCCGCCCACGTGGTGCGCAAGATGTGCCGCGACTACGCCGGCAAGTGGATCGACATCCAGCGCAAGGAGTTCAAGCGCCTGGGCGTGCTGGGCAACTGGGACGATCCCTACAAGAGCATGAACCCCGCCTATGAGGCCGCCACGGCCCACGAACTGGCCAAGTTCGTGGACAAGGGCGGTGTGGTGCGCGCCAAGAAGCCCATCTACTGGTGCTGCTCCTGCCATACGGCCCTGGCCGAAGCCGAAGTGGAATACGGCGACCATACCTCGCCCTCCATCTTCGTGCGCTTCGCCCTCAACGATGCCGCCCTGGCCCAGCGCATCCCCGGCGCCGATCCGTCCCGCGCCTATGTGGTCATCTGGACCACCACGCCCTGGACCCTGCCGGACAACATGGCCGTCTGCCTGCATCCCGAATTCACCTATGTGCTGGTGGAGACCGGCGGCTGCCAGTACCTGCTGGCCGAAGAGCTGCTGGAAGGCTGCGCCAAGTCCTTCGGCTGGGAAGACGTGACCGTGGTGGGCCGCGCCACCGGTCAGGAGCTGGAAGGCCTCATCGCCCGTCATCCCTTCTATGACCGCCAGTCCCCCCTGATCCTGGGCCGCCACGTGACCCTGGATGCCGGTACCGGCTGCGTCCACACCGCTCCCGGCCACGGCCGCGAGGACTACGAAGTGGGCCTGGCCTACAAGCTGGACGTCTACTCGCCCCTGGACGATGCGGGCCGCTTCCTGCCGTCCGTGGAATTTTTCGCCGGTCTCAACGTCTTTGAAGCCAACCCCAAGGTCATCGAAAAGCTGACCGAAGTGGGCGCCCTGCTCAAGACCGCCAAGATCAGCCACTCCTACCCGCACTGCTGGCGCTGCAAGCAGCCGGTCATCTTCCGTGCCACCACCCAGTGGTTCATCAGCATGGAAAAGAACGATCTGCGCAAGAAGGCCCTCAACGCCATCGACACCAAGGTGCAGTGGATCCCCGCCTGGGGCCGCGACCGCATCTACAACATGATCGAGTCCCGTCCCGACTGGTGCATCTCGCGCCAGCGTCAGTGGGGCGTGCCCATCATGGCCCTGCTCTGCAAGGACTGCGGCGAAGCCTGGAACGACGCCAAGTGGATGCACGAGATGGCCGACCGCTTCGCCAAGCACCCCACGGGCTGCGACTACTGGTATGAAGCGCCCCTGGAAGAGATCGTGCCCGAAGGCCTCAAGTGCCCCCACTGCGGCGGCCAGCACTGGGAAAAGGAAGACGACATCCTCGACGTGTGGTTCGACTCCGGTACCAGCTTCGCCGCCGTACTGGAGAGCCGCCCCGAGCTCTCCGCGCCTGCCGACCTGTATCTGGAAGGCTCGGACCAGCACCGCGGCTGGTTCCATAGTTCCCTGCTGGTGGCCGAAGGCACCCGTAACGATCCGCCCTACAAGGCCGTGCTGACCCACGGCTATGTGGTGGACGGCGACGGCCGCAAGATGTCCAAGTCCATCGGCAACGTCATCGCCCCGCAGGAACTCATCGACAAGTACGGCGCCGAGATCGTGCGCCTGTGGGTCTCCTCGGTGGAATACCGCGAAGACATCCGCATCTCGGAACAGATCCTGGGCCGACTGGTGGATGCCTACCGCCGTATCCGCAACACCTGCCGCTTCATCCTGGGCACCATCAACGACCTGACCCGCGCCGACCTGCTGCCCCTGGACCAGCTACTGCCTCTGGACCGCTACGCGCTCCATGCCGCCGCCCAGGTGCATGACCGCGTGCAGGATGCCTACATGACCTACGACTTCCACAAGGTCTACCACACCCTGCACAACTACTGCGTGACCGACCTCTCGGCCGTGTATCTGGACATCCTCAAGGACCGTCTGTATTCCTCCGCTCCCGCCAGCAAGGAACGCCGCTCGGCCCAGACCGCCCTGTACCACCTGCTCTGCATGCTGGTGCGCGACATGGCCCCGGTGCTGTCCTTCACCGCCGAAGAGATCTTCCACCACCTGCCCAACGACCTGCGCGACGACGTGCCCACCGTCTTTGCCCTGCCGCCCGTGGACAGCAAGCCCTATCTGCTGGAAGACGGCGTGCGCGACGACTGGAACGTGCTGCTGGCCGTACGCGGCGCCGTGACCCGCGCCATCGAGCCCCTGCGTCGCGACAGCGTGGTGGGCCATTCGCTGGATACCAGCGTGACCCTTTATGTGGCCGACGAACTGCGTGAACGCCTGGAAGGCCTGCACACCGACCTGCGCGCCTTCTTCATCGTCTCGCAGCTGCATCTGGCGCCCCTGGCCGAAGCTCCGGCCGACGCCGTGCAGGACGCCGAAGTGGCCGGTCTGGCCGTGGGCGTGGCCAAGGCCGCCGGTGAAAAGTGCGAACGCTGCTGGATCTACAGCACCGAACTGGGCAGCGATCCCGCGCACCCCACCCTCTGCCCCCGCTGTGCCAAGGTCATGGCAGAACTGCCTGAGGCGTAA
- a CDS encoding HypC/HybG/HupF family hydrogenase formation chaperone: MCLAIPAQVVELQEQGMARVRVGESQTYLTASMLLLPEPPKVGDYVIVHAGFALHSLTPEQAQESLAALREVAEAIEGQKPLF; the protein is encoded by the coding sequence ATGTGTCTTGCCATTCCGGCCCAGGTGGTCGAACTCCAGGAACAGGGCATGGCCCGCGTGCGTGTGGGCGAAAGCCAGACCTACCTTACCGCTTCCATGCTCCTGCTGCCCGAGCCGCCCAAGGTCGGTGATTACGTCATCGTCCACGCGGGTTTTGCCCTGCACAGCCTCACCCCTGAGCAGGCCCAGGAGAGCCTGGCGGCCCTGCGCGAGGTGGCCGAGGCCATCGAAGGGCAGAAACCCCTGTTCTGA
- the hysD gene encoding NiFeSe hydrogenase maturation protease, whose product MDKVLVMGIGNLLLTDDGVGVHAAQTLAGESWPENVTIMEAGTFTQDVFYLFKGFAHVLILDIVHGHAGPGTVYHLTENQLVDNEKQRLSIHDIDLLDSLRMAEMLHGSRPNLTVMGMEPADYTSWSMELSPVVQERFPAYLDEVRKEILRLSRQYAGNDPDSTC is encoded by the coding sequence ATGGACAAAGTGCTTGTCATGGGTATCGGCAACCTGCTCCTCACCGACGACGGTGTCGGCGTCCACGCCGCCCAGACCCTGGCCGGGGAATCCTGGCCCGAAAACGTCACCATCATGGAAGCGGGCACCTTCACCCAGGATGTCTTCTATCTGTTCAAGGGCTTTGCCCATGTGCTCATCCTGGACATCGTCCATGGCCATGCCGGACCCGGCACGGTCTATCATCTGACCGAGAACCAGCTGGTGGACAACGAGAAGCAGCGACTCTCCATCCACGACATCGACCTGCTGGATTCCCTGCGCATGGCCGAGATGCTCCACGGCTCCCGCCCCAACCTCACCGTCATGGGCATGGAGCCCGCGGACTACACCTCCTGGAGCATGGAGCTTTCCCCCGTCGTGCAGGAACGCTTCCCCGCCTATCTGGACGAGGTCCGCAAGGAGATCCTGCGCCTGTCCCGCCAATACGCCGGGAACGATCCCGACAGTACCTGTTAA
- the lspA gene encoding signal peptidase II → MRKYTILGGYGLLALVLDQLTKWWAVAAIDPLQPVTVIPGLLDLVLVHNRGAAFGFLNRSDIQWQFWLFLGATVVAAVAIVALLRSSRFNAWLSAGLGLVLGGALGNLVDRIRFRAVIDFVDVYVGQWHWPAFNVADMAICVGAFLACIVIWRTPEAPEKSKEKKS, encoded by the coding sequence ATGCGCAAATATACGATCCTGGGCGGCTACGGCCTGCTGGCGCTTGTCCTTGACCAGCTGACCAAGTGGTGGGCCGTGGCCGCCATCGATCCCCTGCAGCCCGTGACGGTCATCCCCGGCCTGCTGGATCTGGTGCTGGTCCACAACCGGGGCGCTGCCTTCGGCTTTTTGAACCGTTCCGACATCCAGTGGCAGTTCTGGCTGTTCCTGGGCGCGACCGTGGTGGCCGCCGTGGCCATCGTGGCCCTGCTGCGCAGCTCCCGCTTCAATGCCTGGCTCAGTGCCGGGCTGGGGCTGGTGCTGGGGGGCGCACTGGGCAATCTGGTGGACCGCATCCGCTTCCGGGCGGTCATCGACTTTGTGGATGTCTATGTGGGGCAGTGGCACTGGCCCGCCTTCAACGTGGCGGACATGGCCATCTGCGTCGGCGCCTTCCTGGCCTGCATCGTCATCTGGCGCACCCCGGAAGCCCCGGAAAAGAGCAAGGAGAAAAAATCATGA
- a CDS encoding PLDc N-terminal domain-containing protein, translating to MTFAWWHVLVALIPILPNLWSIWHIWNHRFSSFQQKAIWLVIAVFLPVLGGLIYIFAGRKHAGEKL from the coding sequence ATGACCTTTGCCTGGTGGCACGTCCTGGTGGCCCTGATCCCCATCCTGCCCAACCTCTGGAGCATCTGGCATATCTGGAACCACCGCTTCTCATCCTTCCAGCAAAAGGCCATCTGGCTGGTCATCGCTGTTTTCCTGCCTGTGCTGGGGGGCCTGATCTATATTTTCGCCGGTCGCAAGCACGCCGGTGAAAAACTTTAA